In Streptomyces puniciscabiei, a single genomic region encodes these proteins:
- a CDS encoding class I SAM-dependent DNA methyltransferase — protein sequence MTDATETFLQTTRTSYDAIAKDYAAQFPAGGRHPLDRALITAFAELVTEHGTAPVADLGSGPGHVTALLDELGVPAFGVDLSPAMVTLARDTYPQLRFHIGSMTSLDLPDATLGGILALYSTIHVPDAHLPTAFAEFHRTLQPGGHALLAFQTTEEPGHMHLPERFGHEIDLDYYWRTPDQITALLAEAGLDLVATVRREPAGEEKWARAFVLVRKP from the coding sequence GTGACGGACGCGACCGAGACCTTCCTGCAGACGACCCGCACCTCCTACGACGCGATCGCCAAGGACTACGCCGCCCAGTTCCCGGCCGGTGGCCGGCACCCGCTCGACCGCGCCCTGATCACGGCCTTCGCCGAGCTGGTCACCGAGCACGGCACGGCCCCCGTGGCCGACCTGGGCAGCGGCCCCGGCCACGTCACCGCGCTCCTCGACGAGCTGGGCGTCCCGGCCTTCGGCGTCGATCTCTCCCCCGCCATGGTGACGCTGGCCCGCGACACCTACCCCCAACTGCGCTTCCACATCGGCTCGATGACGTCCCTGGACCTGCCGGACGCCACCCTGGGCGGCATCCTCGCCCTGTACTCGACGATCCACGTCCCCGACGCCCACCTGCCGACGGCCTTCGCCGAGTTCCACCGCACCCTCCAGCCCGGCGGCCACGCCCTCCTCGCCTTCCAGACCACCGAGGAGCCCGGCCACATGCACCTGCCGGAACGCTTCGGCCACGAGATCGACCTCGACTACTACTGGCGCACCCCTGACCAGATCACTGCGCTGCTGGCGGAGGCCGGCCTGGACCTGGTGGCGACGGTCCGCCGGGAGCCGGCCGGCGAGGAGAAATGGGCACGGGCGTTCGTACTGGTCCGCAAGCCGTAA
- a CDS encoding N-acetylneuraminate synthase family protein, with amino-acid sequence MSTNSRLRTFGSREVGPGKPVYICGEIGINHNGELENAFKLIDVAAAAGCDAVKFQKRTPEICTPRDQWDIERDTPWGRMTYIDYRHRVEFGEDEYRQIDEYCKEKGIDWFASPWDTEAVAFLEKFDVPAHKVASASLTDDELLRALRSTGRSVILSTGMSTPKQIRHAVEVLGSENILMCHATSTYPAKADELNLRVINTLEKEYPNVPIGYSGHETGLQTTLAAVALGAVFVERHITLDRAMWGSDQAASVEPQGLERLVRDIRVIEASLGDGVKKVYDSELGPMKKLRRVAGVVAEAEIAAAAGEPVSV; translated from the coding sequence ATGAGCACCAACTCCCGTCTGCGTACGTTCGGTTCCCGCGAGGTCGGCCCCGGCAAGCCCGTCTACATCTGCGGCGAGATCGGCATCAACCACAACGGTGAGCTGGAGAACGCCTTCAAGCTGATCGACGTGGCCGCCGCGGCCGGCTGCGACGCGGTCAAGTTCCAGAAGCGCACCCCGGAGATCTGCACCCCGCGCGACCAGTGGGACATCGAGCGCGACACCCCCTGGGGCCGGATGACCTACATCGACTACCGCCACCGCGTGGAGTTCGGCGAGGACGAGTACCGCCAGATCGACGAGTACTGCAAGGAGAAGGGGATCGACTGGTTCGCCTCCCCGTGGGACACCGAGGCCGTCGCCTTCCTGGAGAAGTTCGACGTCCCCGCCCACAAGGTGGCGAGCGCGTCCCTGACGGACGACGAGCTGCTGCGCGCGCTCCGCTCCACGGGCCGTTCGGTCATCCTCTCCACCGGCATGTCGACGCCGAAGCAGATCCGCCACGCGGTCGAGGTCCTCGGCAGCGAAAACATCCTGATGTGCCACGCCACGTCGACCTACCCCGCGAAGGCCGACGAGCTGAACCTCCGCGTGATCAACACGCTGGAGAAGGAGTACCCGAACGTCCCGATCGGCTACTCCGGCCACGAGACCGGCCTGCAGACGACGCTGGCGGCGGTCGCGCTGGGCGCGGTCTTCGTCGAGCGTCACATCACCCTCGACCGCGCCATGTGGGGCTCCGACCAGGCCGCGTCCGTGGAGCCGCAGGGCCTGGAGCGCCTGGTCCGCGACATCCGCGTGATCGAGGCGTCCCTGGGTGACGGCGTCAAGAAGGTCTACGACTCCGAGCTCGGCCCGATGAAGAAGCTGCGCCGCGTCGCCGGTGTCGTCGCCGAGGCGGAGATCGCGGCGGCGGCGGGCGAGCCGGTCTCGGTCTGA
- a CDS encoding N-acylneuraminate cytidylyltransferase, with the protein MSNPEAGQGATVRRVLAVIPARGGSKGVPAKNLAPVGGIPLVARAVRECRAARLVTDVVVSTDDQAIAAAAREAGAEVVLRPAAIAGDTATSEAAVLHAMDAHEALHGAAVDAVLLVQCTSPFIVREDIDGVASAVIEDGADTALTVAPFHGFVWRESADQLTAHGEPAAGVTVTEGRAAAEVTTRVPRPAAGPGRASAAAATGTVPVAAAPGGGPAVPAPAGGGHGVNHDKSYRPRRQDRPQDFLETGAAYAMDAAGFRKHQHRFFGRTELVRTDPARVLEIDDPHDLARARALAPLFDADRPGALPTHDDIDAVVLDFDGTQTDDRVLIDSEGREFVSVHRGDGLGIAALRRSGLKMLILSTEQNPVVAARARKLKLPVLHGIDRKDLALKQWCEEQGIAPERVLYVGNDVNDLPCFALVGWPVAVASAHDVVRGAARAVTTVPGGDGAIREIASWILGPSLDSLPK; encoded by the coding sequence ATGTCCAACCCGGAAGCGGGCCAAGGCGCGACGGTGCGCCGGGTGCTCGCGGTGATCCCCGCCCGCGGCGGCTCCAAGGGTGTGCCCGCGAAGAACCTCGCGCCCGTCGGCGGCATCCCGCTGGTCGCGCGCGCGGTGCGCGAGTGCCGGGCCGCCCGGCTGGTCACCGACGTCGTCGTCTCCACCGACGACCAGGCCATCGCCGCCGCCGCCCGGGAGGCGGGCGCCGAGGTCGTGCTGCGGCCGGCCGCCATCGCCGGGGACACGGCGACCTCCGAGGCCGCGGTCCTGCACGCCATGGACGCCCACGAGGCGCTGCACGGCGCGGCGGTCGACGCGGTCCTGCTCGTGCAGTGCACCAGCCCGTTCATCGTCCGTGAGGACATCGACGGTGTCGCCTCGGCGGTGATCGAGGACGGCGCCGACACCGCCCTGACGGTCGCGCCGTTCCACGGCTTCGTCTGGCGGGAGTCGGCCGACCAACTCACCGCGCACGGCGAGCCGGCGGCCGGTGTCACGGTGACGGAAGGCCGGGCGGCAGCTGAGGTGACGACGCGCGTGCCGCGCCCGGCAGCCGGACCCGGCAGGGCCTCGGCGGCGGCAGCGACGGGCACGGTCCCGGTGGCCGCGGCGCCGGGCGGCGGCCCCGCCGTGCCCGCGCCGGCCGGCGGAGGCCACGGCGTCAACCACGACAAGTCCTACCGTCCGCGCCGCCAGGACCGCCCGCAGGACTTCCTGGAGACCGGCGCCGCCTACGCGATGGACGCGGCCGGCTTCCGCAAGCACCAGCACCGCTTCTTCGGCCGTACGGAACTCGTCCGCACCGACCCCGCCCGGGTCCTGGAGATCGACGACCCGCACGACCTCGCCCGCGCCCGGGCCCTGGCCCCCCTCTTCGACGCGGACCGCCCGGGCGCCCTCCCCACCCACGACGACATCGACGCCGTCGTCCTCGACTTCGACGGCACCCAGACCGACGACCGGGTGCTGATCGACTCCGAGGGACGGGAGTTCGTCTCCGTGCACCGCGGCGACGGACTCGGCATCGCGGCCCTCCGCAGGAGCGGCCTGAAGATGCTGATCCTGTCCACGGAACAGAACCCTGTGGTCGCCGCCCGCGCCCGGAAGCTCAAGCTTCCCGTGCTGCACGGCATCGACCGCAAGGACCTCGCGCTGAAGCAGTGGTGCGAGGAGCAGGGCATCGCGCCGGAGCGCGTGCTCTACGTCGGCAACGACGTCAACGACCTGCCGTGCTTCGCCCTCGTCGGCTGGCCCGTGGCGGTCGCGAGCGCCCACGACGTCGTACGCGGCGCCGCACGCGCGGTCACCACCGTCCCCGGCGGTGACGGCGCGATCCGAGAGATCGCCAGCTGGATCCTCGGCCCCTCTCTCGATTCCCTCCCCAAGTAA
- a CDS encoding DUF6716 putative glycosyltransferase: MPASATKSLRVAVLADSDTRWKWGALTAQRLAPTDAEIRLDGYLLRGRATPTARQLKEVGVRADSLREVTGVEFLRAMDEASYDVLVLALVGGGVQAMLHGLRATWAGAGRRPVVVTGYVGVVYEKLADGLLLRHGADLVLANSRHDADRFRAVYEGVGADSSSVTEVALPFLGGAPYTGEHEPYTVVFAAQPSVPDSRKDRTYLLKRLIEHARKHPEREVLLKLRSKPGEHTTHIEELPYQKLAQGTDLPANFRLVYGHMGEVLDRTDLLVTVSSTAALEALHRRIPTVVLTDLGVREVLGNHHFTGSGCLASWDQLDAGHRPVADEEWVARQGVAADGSYETAFDTARERIAKLLDRPGGLPPLNPYYTPETAPGYLPGILARHHLGPDGVPLPGAPAADKEPGPVRQIVRRAARGAYRHGVQRVAPVIRRMGEL, encoded by the coding sequence GTGCCAGCAAGTGCTACGAAGTCCCTGCGGGTCGCCGTCCTCGCCGATTCCGACACCCGGTGGAAGTGGGGCGCGCTCACCGCGCAGCGCCTCGCCCCCACGGACGCCGAGATCCGGCTCGACGGCTACCTCCTGCGCGGGCGCGCCACCCCGACAGCGCGCCAGCTGAAGGAGGTCGGCGTCCGGGCGGACTCCCTGCGCGAGGTCACCGGCGTCGAGTTCCTGCGCGCCATGGACGAAGCGTCGTACGACGTCCTCGTCCTGGCGCTGGTCGGCGGCGGCGTCCAGGCCATGCTGCACGGGCTGCGCGCCACCTGGGCGGGCGCCGGCAGGCGCCCCGTCGTCGTCACCGGGTACGTCGGTGTCGTCTACGAGAAGCTCGCCGACGGCCTGCTGCTGCGGCACGGCGCCGACCTCGTCCTCGCCAACTCCCGCCACGACGCGGACCGGTTCCGGGCCGTGTACGAGGGCGTGGGCGCCGACTCCTCCTCGGTCACCGAGGTCGCCCTGCCCTTCCTCGGCGGGGCGCCGTACACCGGTGAACACGAGCCGTACACGGTGGTGTTCGCGGCCCAGCCGTCCGTCCCGGACAGCCGCAAGGACCGCACCTACCTGCTGAAGCGGCTGATCGAGCACGCCCGGAAGCACCCCGAGCGCGAGGTGCTGCTGAAGCTGCGCTCCAAGCCCGGCGAACACACCACGCACATCGAGGAGTTGCCGTACCAGAAGCTGGCACAGGGCACGGACCTGCCCGCCAACTTCCGCCTGGTGTACGGCCACATGGGCGAGGTGCTGGACCGCACCGACCTCCTCGTCACCGTCAGCTCCACGGCCGCCCTGGAGGCCCTGCACCGCCGTATCCCCACGGTGGTCCTGACCGACCTGGGCGTGCGCGAGGTGCTCGGCAACCACCACTTCACCGGCTCCGGGTGCCTCGCCTCCTGGGACCAGCTGGACGCCGGACACCGGCCGGTGGCCGACGAGGAGTGGGTGGCCCGGCAGGGCGTGGCGGCCGACGGCTCGTACGAGACGGCCTTCGACACCGCCCGTGAACGCATCGCCAAGCTGCTCGACCGCCCCGGCGGCCTGCCGCCCCTGAACCCCTACTACACCCCCGAGACCGCGCCCGGCTATCTGCCCGGCATCCTCGCCCGGCACCACCTCGGCCCCGACGGCGTCCCGCTGCCCGGCGCGCCCGCCGCCGACAAGGAGCCCGGACCGGTCCGCCAGATCGTGCGCCGCGCCGCGCGTGGCGCCTACCGCCACGGCGTGCAGCGCGTCGCCCCGGTGATCCGCCGGATGGGGGAGCTGTGA
- a CDS encoding glycosyltransferase family 2 protein, producing the protein MVKLSVIVPFYNVQQYAPDTLRSLKANAREDFEFILVDDCSRDGTPEILARAERELPGAVYVRHERNGGLATARNTGIDRARGAYLTFLDGDDWLAPGYFPQLVTAMDELGCDFIRTDHVQCTARSRVVNRVPVGRRNVVLDPREAILPADRSTSVDYAYAWAGVYHRRLLDKGLLHFTDGLRTAEDRPWIWKLHREAESFAAVSLLGVFYRRGVASSLTQIGDVRQLDFIRAFDQVIAETDQDRDADQLLPKAVRTYCAIISHHLGSIERFEPAVAKKLKSMSAAALRRMPQDVLDDALDSMDLQRATKLRRLRRRPASAGAAA; encoded by the coding sequence GTGGTCAAGCTCTCCGTCATCGTGCCGTTCTACAACGTGCAGCAATACGCGCCCGACACGCTCAGGAGCCTGAAGGCGAACGCGCGTGAGGACTTCGAATTCATTCTCGTCGACGACTGTTCCCGTGACGGGACACCAGAGATTCTCGCGCGCGCGGAGCGCGAGCTGCCCGGAGCGGTCTACGTCCGGCACGAGCGGAACGGGGGGCTGGCTACCGCCCGCAACACCGGTATCGACCGGGCGCGCGGCGCGTACCTGACGTTCCTGGACGGCGACGACTGGCTCGCGCCCGGGTATTTCCCGCAGCTGGTCACGGCGATGGACGAACTCGGCTGCGACTTCATCCGCACCGACCATGTGCAGTGCACCGCGCGGTCGCGCGTCGTGAACCGGGTGCCCGTCGGCCGGCGGAACGTGGTGCTGGACCCGCGGGAGGCGATCCTGCCCGCCGACCGGTCCACCTCCGTCGACTACGCGTACGCGTGGGCGGGCGTCTACCACCGCCGGCTGCTCGACAAGGGGCTGCTGCACTTCACCGACGGACTGCGCACGGCCGAGGACCGGCCGTGGATCTGGAAACTGCACCGGGAGGCGGAATCCTTCGCCGCGGTGAGCCTGCTCGGGGTCTTCTACCGGCGTGGAGTTGCTTCCTCGCTCACCCAGATCGGCGATGTCCGGCAACTCGATTTCATTCGGGCATTCGATCAGGTCATCGCGGAAACCGACCAGGACCGGGACGCCGATCAGCTGCTGCCGAAGGCCGTCCGCACCTATTGCGCCATCATTTCCCATCATCTGGGATCCATCGAAAGGTTCGAGCCCGCGGTGGCGAAGAAACTGAAATCCATGAGTGCCGCTGCCCTGCGGCGCATGCCGCAGGACGTGCTGGACGACGCGCTGGACTCGATGGATCTCCAGCGCGCCACCAAGCTGCGCCGGCTGCGCCGCCGTCCCGCCTCCGCGGGGGCCGCCGCGTGA
- a CDS encoding alpha-2,8-polysialyltransferase family protein, which produces MTTQIFQASTLYGTATLAAALDSGCFRPADRRILLVCNNAATPETTPALDEAPGFEKLRDRFDDVILYNDTIFPFHPGGWAPRVDDMPLWERFLRHEWQLGDEDVELAVESIQVNPAHALAQIFNGAPVTVYADGLMSYGPTRNKIDPLVGTRVDRVLHLDLVPGLKPLLLTEFDVPAELVPTAAFTKVLAELAPADEELPQIEEPALLLGQYLSALDILTAEQEENLHVRMLKGAAALGHTKVVFKPHPSAPARFTRLLEQEAERLEVELTVLDTPVLAEVLYQRMRPALVVGCFSTALLTARALYGLPVARIGTGPLLEQLTPYENSNRVPVTIVDALLPDLGDRDAVTEQRTGMEVGALGALIRAVGFAMQPKIYPGLRAEAETWLARNLNQHTMGYFKRRRLTSLALPGGVPAQLAFIPRNATVRRMAKKARSLRRGARG; this is translated from the coding sequence GTGACCACCCAGATCTTCCAGGCGTCGACGCTGTACGGCACGGCCACGCTCGCCGCCGCCCTGGACTCCGGCTGCTTCCGCCCGGCCGACCGGCGGATCCTGCTGGTGTGCAACAACGCGGCCACGCCCGAGACCACGCCCGCGCTGGACGAGGCGCCCGGCTTCGAGAAACTGCGCGACCGCTTCGACGACGTGATCCTGTACAACGACACGATCTTCCCCTTCCACCCGGGCGGCTGGGCGCCCCGCGTGGACGACATGCCGCTGTGGGAACGCTTCCTGCGGCACGAGTGGCAACTGGGCGACGAAGACGTGGAGTTGGCCGTCGAGTCCATCCAGGTCAACCCGGCCCACGCGCTCGCGCAGATCTTCAACGGCGCCCCGGTGACGGTCTACGCCGACGGCCTGATGAGCTACGGCCCCACCCGAAACAAGATCGACCCGCTGGTCGGCACCCGCGTGGACCGGGTGCTCCACCTGGACCTGGTGCCAGGCCTGAAGCCGCTGCTGCTCACCGAGTTCGACGTGCCCGCGGAACTCGTGCCGACGGCCGCCTTCACCAAGGTGCTCGCCGAACTCGCGCCCGCGGACGAGGAGTTGCCGCAGATCGAGGAGCCCGCGCTGCTGCTGGGCCAGTATCTGTCGGCGCTGGACATCCTCACCGCCGAGCAGGAGGAGAACCTGCATGTGCGGATGCTGAAGGGCGCGGCCGCGCTCGGGCACACCAAGGTCGTGTTCAAGCCGCACCCGTCCGCCCCGGCCCGCTTCACCCGCCTGCTGGAGCAGGAGGCGGAGCGACTGGAGGTCGAGCTGACCGTGCTCGACACCCCGGTCCTCGCCGAGGTGCTGTACCAGCGGATGCGTCCCGCGCTGGTCGTCGGCTGCTTCTCCACCGCCCTGCTCACCGCGCGGGCCCTGTACGGCCTGCCGGTCGCCCGCATCGGGACCGGGCCGCTGCTGGAGCAGCTGACGCCGTACGAGAACAGCAACCGGGTCCCGGTGACGATCGTCGACGCGCTGCTGCCCGACCTCGGCGACCGCGATGCGGTGACCGAGCAGCGCACCGGCATGGAGGTCGGGGCGCTCGGCGCGCTGATCCGCGCGGTGGGCTTCGCGATGCAGCCGAAGATCTACCCGGGGCTGCGCGCCGAGGCCGAGACCTGGCTCGCGCGGAACCTGAACCAGCACACCATGGGCTACTTCAAGCGCCGGCGTCTGACCTCGCTGGCCCTGCCCGGCGGGGTGCCCGCCCAGCTGGCGTTCATCCCGCGCAACGCGACGGTCCGCCGGATGGCGAAGAAGGCGCGGAGCCTGCGGCGCGGCGCCCGCGGCTGA